A genome region from candidate division KSB1 bacterium includes the following:
- a CDS encoding ABC transporter permease — translation MNLSESFGMALTAIRMNKMRSTLTLLGIIIGVMTIIAMQSLITGLRNSVTSELSVLTSNVFQVQKYPPVGNYDRREYRNRKDLTRKDADAVRQFATAVEAVGAEVWEFGQEIQHADKKTPPTITLAGGTPEFLQNNGYVMQRGRFLTEMDVDYSRNVAIIGVDVLNELFPYSDPMGKEIKIHGERFLVVGLLEEMGDVLGNTRDNRAIIPITRFEKIFGKERSINITVKAKSPELFDTAMNQTIGILRASRKVEPGRENDFEIRTNDMLIDFFDNMTKYVRIVAIAIASISLIVAGVGIMNIMLVSVTERTREIGIRKAIGAKRRDILWQFMVEAVVLSQVGGVVGILLGILIGKVVEMSAPVPAAIPTGTVILGLLFCSVVGIVFGVYPATKASKLEPIHALRYE, via the coding sequence GTGAATTTATCGGAAAGTTTCGGAATGGCATTAACCGCCATTCGTATGAATAAAATGCGGTCCACATTGACGCTGCTCGGTATTATTATCGGTGTGATGACCATTATTGCCATGCAGTCCCTGATCACCGGACTGCGCAACAGTGTTACCAGTGAATTGAGCGTTTTAACCTCAAATGTTTTCCAGGTACAAAAGTATCCGCCGGTTGGCAACTATGATCGGCGGGAATATCGCAATCGCAAAGATCTGACGCGCAAAGACGCCGATGCGGTGCGTCAGTTTGCTACAGCTGTTGAAGCTGTGGGCGCCGAGGTATGGGAGTTTGGGCAGGAAATTCAGCATGCGGATAAAAAAACTCCGCCTACGATCACTCTGGCAGGCGGGACGCCCGAATTTTTGCAAAACAATGGTTATGTGATGCAGCGCGGACGGTTTTTAACTGAAATGGATGTGGATTACAGCCGTAATGTGGCCATTATCGGTGTTGATGTGCTGAATGAATTGTTTCCCTACAGCGATCCCATGGGAAAAGAAATTAAAATTCACGGCGAACGCTTTTTGGTTGTCGGCCTGTTGGAGGAAATGGGCGATGTGCTGGGCAATACGCGTGACAACCGGGCCATCATTCCCATTACCCGGTTTGAAAAAATATTCGGCAAAGAGCGTTCGATTAATATTACGGTCAAGGCAAAGAGTCCGGAGCTTTTCGATACGGCAATGAATCAAACGATTGGTATTTTACGTGCGTCCCGTAAAGTTGAACCGGGCCGGGAAAATGATTTTGAAATACGCACAAATGATATGCTGATTGATTTTTTCGACAATATGACCAAATATGTGCGAATTGTTGCGATCGCTATTGCATCCATTTCTTTGATTGTCGCTGGCGTGGGCATTATGAATATCATGCTGGTATCGGTCACCGAACGCACCCGGGAAATCGGCATTCGAAAAGCCATTGGAGCCAAACGCCGGGATATTCTCTGGCAGTTTATGGTGGAAGCTGTGGTGTTGAGCCAGGTCGGGGGCGTGGTCGGCATTTTACTCGGAATTCTCATCGGAAAAGTTGTCGAAATGAGCGCTCCGGTGCCTGCCGCAATTCCCACCGGCACGGTGATTTTGGGACTGTTATTCTGTTCCGTGGTCGGGATTGTGTTTGGTGTCTATCCCGCTACCAAGGCTTCGAAACTGGAACCCATTCATGCGCTGAGGTATGAATAA